The region TGTATTTGTTTTTTGGATCTAGATCAAGCGAGTTTTGAGTAATTGTTAGATGAGTAGGAAAAATTGAGCAGGTTTACATATTGTGTTTGGTCTTGCAAATTTGTGATTGTACTATTTGAATCTCGTTTACCTTTTAGAATGTTGTACGGAGTATGTTATTCCCTTAGCAAGATTGAAGCGAATTTTAGGATCTATGATATAAGGTATCTTGGCAGATAAATATGTTTAGTGCATAGCTccagtattattttaacatcaAAATGGTTGTGTACTGTGGTGCTCCTGAAAATCCTGAAGACAGACTAGGAAATTGTAGTTGTGCTGCCTAGGTGGACTTACTTGGCCTCCTGTAAAGAATGAAATCATTAATCATTTAGGGTTGAAGTTAGTGGCCTTTGTTCAGCTTGCTATGGCCGACTTCTCCCGTATAGTTTGACAACTAGAATAACTACATATAATTGTTCTTTCATGCATTATGTAGTATGACGTCTTTTCCTCCCTTCATAGATTGAgccatttttttttgtgaaacagAATATGTTCTACAAGAAATTGAAAAGGCTGGATTTACTGAACCTACACCTATTCAAGCTCAAGGGTGGCCTATGGCTCTGAAGGGACGGGATCTTATTGGTATTGCAGAAACAGGGTCCGGGAAGACACTTGCTTATCTCTTACCTGCTATTGTTCACGTTAATGCACAGCCATTCTTAGGTATTGCATGATATTTTGTTCATTAATTACATTGGATTGCAGTAACCAACTTCATGTGGCACATATGTGGATATATGTACTCATCTATCTTGTAGTTTTCAATTATTTTAGTTGCTCATTGGTTGATAGACATGTTCTGTGAATTTGTGTTTCTTTGCTAGCTCCGGGAGATGGTCCAATAGTTTTAGTTTTAGCTCCAACTCGCGAGCTTGCTGTTCAAATACAACAAGAAGCTACTAAATTTGGTGCATCTTCAAAGATTAAGAATACATGCATATACGGAGGGGTCCCTAAGGGACCCCAAGTTCGTGATCTCCAGAAAGGTAGGTGGTGATAAGCTCAAGGTGACTTTACTACTGTATCGTGATGTTCATGGATCGGGTATTCCCTTCTGCTTCTTCCTTTTCATTTTAACTCTGTTATAGTTGAAATTCCATAATCAGTGTCCCTATTCCTGGCTTAATGTACTTATAGGTGTTGAAGTTGTCATTGCTACACCTGGAAGGCTAATTGATATGTTGGAATCTCACCATACAAATTTGCGAAGGGTGACTTACCTTGTGTTGGATGAGGCAGATCGGATGTTAGACATGGGTTTTGAGCCTCAGATTAGAAAAATTGTTGATCAGGTTTGTTCAGTTATGATGTAATGGTCAACTATAATAGTACGTGCATGATGACACACTAATatatgtgaatttgtgattaaGACGTTCtaagttttgatttgtttgtgCAGATCCGCCCAGATCGTCAGACTTTGTACTGGAGTGCCACATGGCCAAAGGAGGTCGAGCAACTTGCTAGGAGGTCCCTTTTTAATCCATATAAAGTAAGAGCTCTTCTATATGCTTTATGTAATAAAATTGCAGCTCAAACTTGGAACTATTGTGTGGCAGAGTCTTATTACGTCACTTATAAATCCTAATCTAATCTGCTGAGAGTTTGAATAGTTTATAAGTTAGGCTTGTATAAAGCTGCATGGATTAACCTTCTCTTATATATCAACATCACGTAATAACCAGAATTTATAGTAGTCTGAAGGCGGGTGCTGAATTGACAACTTAGCGACTGCTTTATAGGATCAGGATGGAAGTTAAAAGTACAATTTTTGTGAAGCAGTGTTTAATTGGATGGATCTTGAATTCAGCATTCCTTATTAGAGGCAGTGTTCAACTATTCAAGTTACAAGTTCataatattttaattgtatTTCTTCGTTCTTCTCTTATGCTTGGTGATATGTGGTAACAGGTAATTATTGGGTCACCAGATTTGAAAGCCAACCATGCAATTCGCCAGCATGTTGATATTGTATCAGAAAGTCAAAAATATAACAAGTATGGTCAAATCTGCGTTCCCTTTATCATTTTAATGTTTGAAATTCAAGCCTAAGGATTTCTTACAGATGTTTGTGCTGGTTAACTCTAACTGTATCACAACCTTAGATTAGTGAAACTGCTGGAGGACATAATGGATGGTAGCCGCATTTTGATTTTTATGGACACCAAAAAAGGGTGTGATCAGACTACTAGACAGCTCCGCATGGATGGTTGGCCCGCACTATCTATTCACGGAGATAAAAGTCAAGCAGAGAGAGATTGGGTTCTGTCAGAATTCAGGGCCGGGAAGAGTCCCATAATGACTGCTACAGATGTTGCAGCTCGTGGTCTAGGTATATCTCGGACCATCTAGATCACATTTTTTTCTGTTCCAAATCTATTTATAAGAAAATTGTTACACATGGGAAGAATTGTTGCATGGCTCCTGAGTCACCTTGAAACTTACAGATGTCAAGGATGTGAAATACGTGATCAATTATGACTTTCCTGGATCTCTAGAGGATTATGTTCATCGTATTGGTAGAACTGGAAGGGCTGGTGCTAAAGGTACTGCATACACTTTCTTCACTGCTGCTAATGCCAGATTTGCGAAGGACCTCATTAATATCCTGGAAGAGGCTGGACAGAAGGTCAGTCCTGAACTGGTCTCCATGGGACGTGGTGCACCTCCTCCACCAGGTTCGCTTCATCTCTTCCAAATAATGTTTACAATATATGTGATTTGTTTCCTGTTCTTGAAGCATGTGCCTTTTGTTCAGTTGGAGATTGAAACATTGAGCATTAGTAATCTTTTGGGGTTGACttgtaattttgttttgaaCCGGGTAAGGAGGATAGATGGTTCAGTTTATTGTCGTACATGATAGTTCCACCGTATGAAAGTCCTTGCTAGTTTTCTTGAACTTTGAATTGAATAGTTTCCTAATTCAACCTTGATTTTAAGTTCTACTGAAGAGTCCTAATTATTGCCCTTTGTGATGATAGCGTATGGTGGTTCTCGAGATCGGGGAAGGGGATATGGTGGCGGTCGCGCTAGGAACTGAAGTATAACAATGCTACTAAAAGGTTTCTTTTGAAGAAAGTGCAGCAGTTCATCAGCAATCTATCCTCATGTAACATTGATCAGAACTTATTCGTGTAGAAACAAAAATTATCATATTACATTCAGATAAACATAAATATTGTTTAAATTGCTCATTTTGTATTCGCACCTCCCTTTCCTTGTAGATTTCATTATCCCAACATTATACTCCATTTCACCTATCACGAAATAGACCGAAAATGAACTAATTTCAATATCCATAATTGGCCCAACAaactcaaataaaattaaagtttcttttatttttaattggccCTTCTGAATTTGTATTTAGATAATTAAACAGAAAAtgcattattattatcatcaacatcatcatcatcatcatcatctaaacGTTTATCTCaaagtcatcaataaaataattatcacTATAACCGTAGATTAAGAATTTACATTTCGAATCAGTACTTGTTTTGTGGATGACGTGTCACCTGGCTCCTGGAACGACGTCGTTAGCATGGCCAAAACCCTACCAAACCCCTTAGATTTTCTGCATAGATCTcggtgaagaagaagaatgggTGGTGAAGGCCCTCTGTTCTTTGCCGGCAAACCGAAAAAATGTATAcatgggacaaaatcattctgtTTTTTGATTTCTAATCGTACGAGTTAATGATGGGGATTGTATTTTGGTGCTTTATTCTGATAGATCTTATTTTCATTTCGTGATAGCGAAGCTGAAGGCATCTGTGGCTCgtcctcctccgccgcctcgTTTCCCACAACGTCCCAAGGGGTTCTTCCGCAGCCGCTATAGGGTTATCGTTCCACTCTTGCTGGCCCTCAATTTCTCCATCGGAGGTTTTCCCCTAATTCCTTTAAGAAGATTGTGTATCTGCATTTGCctggtttttatttatttgattttcttaTGTGTGTGTCGATTTGAAACCTCAGAGTTACACAATCGCTGTGTGTTGATCTTTGTGATATGTGGCGTTTTAATTGTGTACATCAGTAGATATGATCATGTGAAATTAGGTATTCCTGAGATTTCGAGATTGTAAAGCCTCAGGGAGATGTAGGAAGATAATTCTGTGTAGAATGTGTATTGTAGTGGACTAGTGATGTCACCTTAATCTGTGTGAATGTTATGAATAAAGGTTGCTTCGGAAAGTATGTTAACAATTGATGGCGAATTAGGATATACAGCAACGCGCGTTTTAAGACTATTGTGATCGGTTGGATCACCGAAGATTATGAGTGTAGCTGTTTAGGATTACCTCACATCTTCTTCAAAGATGCAAACCTTGAGTTCATAGATTGACAGcttttgttttaaatatttcACCCATGCTTCATGCTTATTTGTCGTTGATGATAGTTTCTACCTGTAGTGTCTCTAGAAATGTACCATGGGCAGCGTAAAGCCGTCTCGTCCAGGAACCATCTCGCTATTTTTATATGAAGATTTATTTTGCAAATTTATATTCCGTACTCTTGTTTCCTTGGTTAGCATTTGACATTTGAAAACTTGTAGTTTTGTCTGGTGAATGGCTCATCGGAGTCGCTATTTGGGCCCCAAACTGTAGGGAGAGACATGTCCATGGCCTATGATTATGCATCtctattacaaatttacaacctTTAATGATGCATAGAAATGGTTGAGCATTAGTCTTTCCACCTATTCGACCATTTCCATGTGGATTAGTTTCTGTAGTTTCTGATGGCTGATACTTGTCGCAACTCCCAAGAATCGGTTTTTTATTTACTCCTTTCTGTTCATACGTACCGACATACTAATGTATCCTTGGATTATCATTAGGATAAAGCCTTTTTGGATGTAATGAGCACCTAATATAAGATATATCTCAGCATTGTATCTCTGCTTATATATTTGGGCTATGAAGAACCATCTCCTAACTTACTTTATGCGTTGCAAGTTTACTATACTGCCCGGATAACTGGACTGATAGAGTGCCTTTTGTGCAGCCTATGTTCTTGTGAAGACTACATTAAGAGATAGGAGAATTTCAGAGGAGAAAGTGGCTGAAGAACTTACTAGCTCTAGATCAGACTTCAGAGGAGAAAGTGCCTGAAGAAATTACTCGTTCTAGATCGACATCCACAGCGTAAAAGCTAGAGGTGAATAAGAAATTGAAGATGCCTATACCCTTGAGATGCTGAAGAGATATTGCATAG is a window of Salvia splendens isolate huo1 chromosome 3, SspV2, whole genome shotgun sequence DNA encoding:
- the LOC121794215 gene encoding DEAD-box ATP-dependent RNA helicase 20-like, which codes for MSRYDSRSADPGSYRERRGDSGFGYKKEHDSSYRSSSSSKRDSDGGAETAPRKSELDGLTPFEKNFYVETQSIAAMSESDVEEYRRRREITVEGKDVPKPVKSFNDVGFPEYVLQEIEKAGFTEPTPIQAQGWPMALKGRDLIGIAETGSGKTLAYLLPAIVHVNAQPFLAPGDGPIVLVLAPTRELAVQIQQEATKFGASSKIKNTCIYGGVPKGPQVRDLQKGVEVVIATPGRLIDMLESHHTNLRRVTYLVLDEADRMLDMGFEPQIRKIVDQIRPDRQTLYWSATWPKEVEQLARRSLFNPYKVIIGSPDLKANHAIRQHVDIVSESQKYNKLVKLLEDIMDGSRILIFMDTKKGCDQTTRQLRMDGWPALSIHGDKSQAERDWVLSEFRAGKSPIMTATDVAARGLDVKDVKYVINYDFPGSLEDYVHRIGRTGRAGAKGTAYTFFTAANARFAKDLINILEEAGQKVSPELVSMGRGAPPPPAYGGSRDRGRGYGGGRARN